The genome window AAAAGCTCATTGACCTTGCCTGGATTAAAGGCACCCTTGCCCTCTTTCATCACCTGACCGACAAAGAAGCCAAACATCTTATCTTTGCCGTTTTTATACTCTTCGACTTTGTCAGTATTTGCAGCCAAAATTTGATCTATGATCGCAATAATCGCTGAGTCGTCGCTCACTTGTTTTAAGCCAAGCTTTTCGATGACACTATCGACGTCCGCGTCATTTTCCATAAGGTAGTCAAGCACCTCTTTTGCAGCCTTGCCACTTATCGTTCCATCTTCTATGCGTTTTAGTAAATTTATCATCTTGGTGCTGCCAACTGGGCTTGTCTCGATCGTTACGCCGTTATTTAAGCGACCAAGAAGCTCGACTATGAGCCACGTAGTAGCGAGCTTTGGTTGAATTCCAGCAGCGATCAGCTCTTCAAAATATCTAGCCATCTCAACGCTTTGAGTTAAATTTAGTGCATCACTCTCTTTTACGCCTAGCTCACTAACATATCTTGCGACCTTTTGCTCGGCAAGCTCTGGAATTTTTATCGCTTCGTTATACATATCTTCTGGGATCTCAACTGGCAGCAAGTCAGGATCAGGGAAGTATCTATACTCCGCACTATCCTCTTTGCCACGCATAGATCTTGTCACTAAATTTGTCGTGTCAAACAGCCTTGTCTCTTGATAGACTTCTTGGTCGTATTTGCCATCTTCCCAAGCTGCACTTTGGCGCTCCACCTCGTAATCGATCGCTTTTTGGATAAATTTAAATGAGTTTAGATTTTTTATCTCAACTCTTGTATAAAGCTTGGTATCGCCTTTTGGACGGATAGAGACGTTTGCGTCGCAGCGGAAGCTACCTTCCTGCATATTTGCGTCGCTGATATTTAAAAAGCGAAGGATTGAGTGTAGTTTTTTAAGATAAGCCACCGCCTCGTCGCTACTTCTAAGGTCTGGCTCGCTAACTATCTCAAGAAGCGGCGTGCCAGCTCTATTTAGATCAACCAGACTCTCGATTTCTTCGTGGATGTTCTTGCCAGCGTCCTCTTCAAGGTGTGCTCTTGTTACGCCGATGCGTTTTTTAGTACCATTTACGTCGATTATTAGCTCGCCACCTTCTACGATAGGAATCTCAAACTGTGAAATTTGATAGGCCTTTGGGAGATCCGGATAGAAGTAGTTTTTTCTATTAAAGACTGATTTTTTATTTATCTTAGCGTTTATCGCCGTACCAAAGCTGATCGCTTTTTTGACAGCTTCTTTGTTTAGCACAGGTAGCGCTCCAGGAAGTGCTAGGCAGGTTGGGCAAACGTGAGTATTTGCCTCGTCACCGAAGCTAGTTGAGCAAGAGCAGAAAATTTTAGTTTTTGTATTAAGCTGAGTATGAACTTCTAAACCGATAACGACTTCAAACATATTTTTACCTTTAAATTTATGCAAATTTTTAAGGCATATTTTAGCGATACTTTCTTTTAAAATATCTAAAAATGAGCGTTTTGACTGGAAAATAAAGAAGGTGATTTAGAAATTTAAAGAATTTTAAAAAGTAAAAGCCATATAAAAATATGGCTTTAAATTTTAATGCTCGTGCTCACTAATAGCAACGGCACCAGCTAGATAAACGTAAGTTAGCATCATAAAGATAAATGTTTGCAAAACAGCCATAAGCGTTAGAAGCGCAAAAGCTGGAAGTGGAGCAAACCAAGGCGCAAGTGTAAGCATCGCAAGTAAGAACAAATCATCGCCTTTGATGTTACCAAAAAGACGAAATGATAGCGAAACTACACGTGAAAGATGCGAGATGACTTCAACTGGAAACATAATAGGAGCTAGAAATTTATTCGGCCCCATAAAGTGCCCAAAGTATTTGAAAAATCCATTTTCTCTAATGCCCTCAAAGTTGTAATAAACAAATACAACTAAAGCCAAAACTAGAGTTAAATTTAGACTTGATGTTGGTGACTCAAATCCAGGAATAATACCTACAACATTTGAAAAAAATACGATAAAACCGATAGTTGCAACAAGTGGGAGATATTTCCTTGCTAGTTTTTCACTACCTAAAGTATCTCTTCCCATAGATATAACACCCTCTAAATAAGCTTCAACTATATTTTGAAGACCTCTTGGTACAAGCTGCATCTTACTCCTTGCTATATAAGCAACTATGATAACAATCAAAGCTACAAGCAGAAAGTGAAACGCATAGATAAAGGCGTGGGAGCTATTTAGGAAATTTGAAAATAGAAACAAATCTTTCATTAATTTACCTTGGATTTAGAATTTTGCGTGATTGTAACAAAATTATTGTTAAAACATTTTTAATTTTAAGCCTTGAAGTAGTCAAAAAGCAGTTTGCAAATGGTCACTGCAACTACCATTAGAAACATTGTTCTAATAAATTTTACTTCTCTTTTAATGACAAGATTTGATCCAAAATATGCGCCTAAAATTTGACCAACTGCCATCAAAAGTCCAACAGCCCAAAGCATCTGCCCACCAGCTATAAAAATGCCAAGGGCAACGATATTGCTAGTAAAATTTAAGAGTTTTGTATGAGCGACAGCCTTTTTTAAATTTAGCCCAATTAATACTACTATCGCAAATGTCCAAAAAGAGCCTGTTCCTGGACCAAAAAAACCATCATAAAAGCCAAGCATTAGTCCAAAAACTACATAAAATAGCTTTTCATTCATCTTTGCAACTCTATCATTTTCACCGACTTTTGGCATAAAAAGTGTATAGATAAAAATAGCAATCAGTAAAAATGGGATAATTATCTTTAAAAAATTTGTATTTAAAAATAGGATAACCACCGCTCCGATGATAGCTCCAATGAAAGTAAAAACGATACCTACAAAGCACTCTTTATAATTAATTAATCCCCGTTTTGTAAAATTTAGAGTCGCTGTAAAGCTACCAAAAACTCCTTGAAGCTTATTTGTGCCAAGTGCAAGGTGTGGTGGCACACCCATCGCCATAATAGCTGGAAGCGTTATAAGCCCACCTCCACCAGCGATAGAATCGATAAAACCGCCTAAAAATGCAGCTACAAAAAAAACGACATAGCTAAGTAGATCAAATTCCATTTTTTGTTCTTTTGATAATTGAAATAAAAGCAGATTGTAATTTATTTGTACTTATCTTTTTGTAAAATTTTTATATTTAAAATGAGAGATTTTTAAAATTTATAAATTTAAACGAGCCTTTAGATCTAGCTCAAAGACTCGTTTATTAAAGTGACTACTTAATAACGCCACAAAGCATTCTAGCACCGCCACCGCCAAGTGCTTTTGGGTTGTCGCTATGATTATCACCACCAACATGAACCATTAGTGAGTGACCTTTTAGCTCGTCAAGACTCTTTATCTTTGGAGCTAGCACTGGATAGTTCGCATTGCCCTCAGTATCTACGTAAAGTGCTGGCAAATCGCCTTTGTGACCCTTGTCGTCCCATGCAAAAGAGTGCATCTTTGTGCCAGCTGGATCCCAGTGACCGCCTGCTTTCATACCAAGGCCTTTTTCAGTCGCACCACAGTCAGCATTTTCATGGATGTGAAATCCGTGTAGTCCTGCAGTAAGTCCTTTTAAATTTGGAAAAAATGCAACGCCGTAGTTTGTCTTAACAGCTACTACTTCGCCGACACTCTTATCGCCCTTCTCGCTTAGTTCATTAACAGGTATAACTAGATGCTCTCCAGCTTTTGCATCAAAGTGATGACCTTCGTGAGCAAAAAGCAAAGTTCCTAGAACTGCACTTAGTAAAACGATTTTTTTCATACAAGCTCCTTATGGATAAAATTGTATGGCAAGTCTACCCTAAATTTAAAAATTTAGCAATAATTTTTATTTTTTGAGATTTTTTATGATAGTTTCTAACTCTTTACTCTGCCCTATTCTATAAAGCGCGAAGTCGTATTTTATCGGGTCTAGCTCGTCAAATTCTCTAAGTTTTTTTGTAAGATCCATGACTGCTTTGAAATCGTAGCTCTTTCTGTTTATAAGTCCTAAATTTAAAGAAACTCTATGCGTATGAACATCAAGCGGCATCAAAAGCCTATCTTTTGGTAAATTTTTAAATAATCCAAGGTCGATGTCGCTATCCCTTACCATCCAGCGAAGATACATGTTATAGCGTTTATATGGGCTTTGTGGCTCTTTATCAAAACTCTTACCAAAGAAAAACTCATATCCGTCCGAGCGGTAAGAATTTAGCTTATATATAAATTTGATAAGCTCATTTACGCCCTCTATCATCTCGCCATTTTTTGCAAGGCCTTGACGTAAAATTTCCTCTATCTCGCCCTCTTTTTTAAGGCGTGAGAGAGTGATAAAAATTTCTTTTACGTCGTTTTCATTTTGAAAGCGGTATTTGAAATTTGATAAATTTTTCTTGATATTTTTCTCACTCTCATAAAGCAAGCTAAAATCAAGCGAATTTAGAAATTTTACTATCATTTTTGCGTTGCCATATGCAAATAACGCACAAATGAGCGCTATATTTGGCTCTTTAAATTTAGAGGCGACTTGGAGTGGGTCTGGGGCGTCAAATAGCCCCGAGTTTGTATTTTTACTAAGTACGTGCGAGTCTAAAAGGCTCTTTAGTTCGCTCATTGTTTTAGTGAAAGAAGTGTGTCAAGCATCTGATCAACGGTCGTGATGATCTTTGCCGCTGCGCCGTAACTTGCTTGAAAGCGGATCAAATTTGTAAGCTCTTCGTTCGTATCTACGCCACTTGTTGATTGAAATTCCTCTTCAGCTGTCTTTTGCAAAGACGTATTTGTATCGTGGATCGTATTATTCGCCTCTGTATCACTCGCCATGTCAGTCGTAAGATAGCGGTAATATCCCTCGATCGTCTCATCTCTATCAAGCGCTATGCCACTTGAGTAAAAGGTCTGCTTTTGATACTGAAGCTGGATCATTTTATTTGCAACTTCATTATTTCCGATAACTGGCTTTGAGTAGGCACGAAGCTTTGTGTGGTCTTGGGTAAAATTTTGATTTATGCCGATACTATTTGAGTCAGTACCTGAAAAAAATCTATTTATGCCAACAGCGCCTGGAAAATTTGTGCCGTGATCGACTATCGATATGCTATAAAGCCCTTGAGCTTGTTTTGGAATGAGAGAAAATGTGCCTTTTTTAGTATTTTTATCATAAAAATATGACGCCTCAAAAAAGTCATCAACGTCATTTAGCATATTATTGTCTTTATTGTCATCTGAGTTTGAGTTAAAGTCTTTGACGATAGAGTTGCCATATCTTGTATCATTCATCGTCGTCGTACCATTTACATTTATAGTTTTTCTGGCCACGACATTGCCTTTGTTATCATAAACAATAGCTTCAAAACTTCCGTTTCTTATACTATTATCATGATTCATCAACGTCTTATCGCCTTCTAAATAACTTATCGGATCTGAGTTAGAAATTTCAACTGCGGATTCGGCATAGATATTATTTGTACTTGTTATCAAGGTTTTACTAAATGTATTTAAATTATCAATGTATTT of Campylobacter concisus contains these proteins:
- a CDS encoding superoxide dismutase family protein, with translation MKKIVLLSAVLGTLLFAHEGHHFDAKAGEHLVIPVNELSEKGDKSVGEVVAVKTNYGVAFFPNLKGLTAGLHGFHIHENADCGATEKGLGMKAGGHWDPAGTKMHSFAWDDKGHKGDLPALYVDTEGNANYPVLAPKIKSLDELKGHSLMVHVGGDNHSDNPKALGGGGARMLCGVIK
- a CDS encoding TIGR02757 family protein, with protein sequence MSELKSLLDSHVLSKNTNSGLFDAPDPLQVASKFKEPNIALICALFAYGNAKMIVKFLNSLDFSLLYESEKNIKKNLSNFKYRFQNENDVKEIFITLSRLKKEGEIEEILRQGLAKNGEMIEGVNELIKFIYKLNSYRSDGYEFFFGKSFDKEPQSPYKRYNMYLRWMVRDSDIDLGLFKNLPKDRLLMPLDVHTHRVSLNLGLINRKSYDFKAVMDLTKKLREFDELDPIKYDFALYRIGQSKELETIIKNLKK
- a CDS encoding F0F1 ATP synthase subunit A; its protein translation is MKDLFLFSNFLNSSHAFIYAFHFLLVALIVIIVAYIARSKMQLVPRGLQNIVEAYLEGVISMGRDTLGSEKLARKYLPLVATIGFIVFFSNVVGIIPGFESPTSSLNLTLVLALVVFVYYNFEGIRENGFFKYFGHFMGPNKFLAPIMFPVEVISHLSRVVSLSFRLFGNIKGDDLFLLAMLTLAPWFAPLPAFALLTLMAVLQTFIFMMLTYVYLAGAVAISEHEH
- the gatB gene encoding Asp-tRNA(Asn)/Glu-tRNA(Gln) amidotransferase subunit GatB translates to MFEVVIGLEVHTQLNTKTKIFCSCSTSFGDEANTHVCPTCLALPGALPVLNKEAVKKAISFGTAINAKINKKSVFNRKNYFYPDLPKAYQISQFEIPIVEGGELIIDVNGTKKRIGVTRAHLEEDAGKNIHEEIESLVDLNRAGTPLLEIVSEPDLRSSDEAVAYLKKLHSILRFLNISDANMQEGSFRCDANVSIRPKGDTKLYTRVEIKNLNSFKFIQKAIDYEVERQSAAWEDGKYDQEVYQETRLFDTTNLVTRSMRGKEDSAEYRYFPDPDLLPVEIPEDMYNEAIKIPELAEQKVARYVSELGVKESDALNLTQSVEMARYFEELIAAGIQPKLATTWLIVELLGRLNNGVTIETSPVGSTKMINLLKRIEDGTISGKAAKEVLDYLMENDADVDSVIEKLGLKQVSDDSAIIAIIDQILAANTDKVEEYKNGKDKMFGFFVGQVMKEGKGAFNPGKVNELLKAKIG
- a CDS encoding TSUP family transporter translates to MEFDLLSYVVFFVAAFLGGFIDSIAGGGGLITLPAIMAMGVPPHLALGTNKLQGVFGSFTATLNFTKRGLINYKECFVGIVFTFIGAIIGAVVILFLNTNFLKIIIPFLLIAIFIYTLFMPKVGENDRVAKMNEKLFYVVFGLMLGFYDGFFGPGTGSFWTFAIVVLIGLNLKKAVAHTKLLNFTSNIVALGIFIAGGQMLWAVGLLMAVGQILGAYFGSNLVIKREVKFIRTMFLMVVAVTICKLLFDYFKA